The proteins below are encoded in one region of Brassica napus cultivar Da-Ae chromosome A6, Da-Ae, whole genome shotgun sequence:
- the LOC106351427 gene encoding uncharacterized protein LOC106351427, translating into MGNTSSCAPLITSSGVVKILSPFTGTLDVFSKPIKALDIVSQNSGQFITDSTLLQIGHRVTAVSPDEFLRPRRHLYLLLPTDMLFSVLTHEELALISEKAAEILNESRYNHLKRVFPVCMFPVSGDKRRNSSSSNEDDHHDHDGVEIRDTLEEKVLCELNYGSWRPGLETIVES; encoded by the coding sequence ATGGGAAACACATCTTCATGCGCACCATTGATCACATCATCAGGAGTAGTCAAAATATTATCTCCTTTCACCGGAACGCTCGACGTTTTCTCAAAGCCCATCAAAGCTTTAGATATCGTCTCTCAAAACTCCGGTCAATTCATCACCGACTCTACACTTCTCCAAATAGGCCACCGAGTCACCGCCGTATCTCCCGACGAGTTTTTGCGGCCGAGACGACATCTCTACCTTCTCCTTCCGACAGACATGCTCTTCTCCGTCTTAACACACGAAGAACTCGCTCTCATCTCCGAGAAAGCAGCAGAGATACTCAACGAGAGCCGGTATAACCATTTGAAGAGAGTATTCCCTGTTTGTATGTTTCCAGTGTCTGGAGACAAAAGAAGAAACTCATCATCGAGTAATGAAGATGATCACCATGATCATGATGGTGTGGAAATAAGAGACACTCTTGAAGAGAAGGTACTATGCGAATTGAACTATGGATCTTGGAGACCTGGATTGGAGACGATCGTCGAGAGCTAA
- the LOC106346900 gene encoding nudix hydrolase 4-like, whose amino-acid sequence MTGFSVSLIVSNLSNVASYLSPIFETIPSKVVPAQIEKVVSLVSRTGRDLQRYDNAGYRQVVGCVPYRYKKRQCNGTETKEIELLLISAQKGKGMLFPKGGWEIDESMEEAALRETIEEAGVTGELEERLGKWQYKSKRQSVIHEGYMFALLVDQEYERWPEAETRQRRWVGLDEAREVCQNWWMREALEVFVNLKCKAEEVEIEANDV is encoded by the exons ATGACAGGCTTCTCTGTGTCTCTTATCGTGTCAAACTTATCAAACGTCGCCTCGTACCTATCTCCCATCTTCGAGACCATCCCGTCTAAGGTTGTTCCAGCGCAGATCGAGAAGGTTGTCTCTCTCGTCTCTCGCACCGGGAGAGATTTGCAGCGTTACGATAACGCAGGGTATCGTCAAGTCGTCGG ATGCGTTCCGTACAGATACAAGAAACGACAATGCAATGGAACCGAGACAAAAGAGATCGAACTTCTCCTTATCAGTGCTCAAAAGGGCAAAGGAATGTTATTCCCAAAAGGAGGTTGGGAGATTGATGAGTCTATGGAGGAAGCAGCTTTGAGAGAGACGATAGAGGAAGCTGGTGTAACGGGAGAGCTCGAGGAAAGGCTTGGGAAATGGCAATACAAGAGTAAAAGACAGAGCGTGATTCACGAAGGTTACATGTTTGCGTTGCTTGTTGACCAAGAGTATGAGCGGTGGCCTGAGGCGGAGACTAGACAACGGAGATGGGTTGGTTTGGATGAAGCGAGAGAGGTGTGTCAGAACTGGTGGATGAGAGAAGCTCTTGAAGTATTTGTTAACCTGAAGTGTAAGGCCGAGGAGGTTGAGATTGAAGCTAATGATGTTTAG